From the genome of Gambusia affinis linkage group LG04, SWU_Gaff_1.0, whole genome shotgun sequence:
aggaaaaacagagaaaacatggagtTAAAAGCTGCAAAACTGAAGAGTAGTAGGAGAATGTATCAAAGGCTGGAAACCTCACTATATCCTCCAACATTTGAATGACCTTAAGAATAAATATATAGGTCCACATAGACTTACAGTATTATTGTCATGGCAACGCGAGGGCTTACGTATAGGATTGGGATCTGGGATGCTTTCAATGCCTCTGACAAAGTCAGTCTTTTCAATGAAGCAGGAAGCTGGTGAGGCTGAACAGACACCAGGAGGGGGCTGTGGGGGAGAGAGCACCAATGACGTCATTAACTGTGCTGGTCGGTACTTTCTCCCCTCGAAGCCTCTTTCTCTGTGCCTCATCCTTCcggggaaacaaaaaaatctgggaGTGGCAGGAAGGAGGAGAGCCAGAGGACGAAGAGGAAAGCAGAGGTGAAGCAGCTAAATATTGACGTTGCATCACTGCGTTTACGACAGCAGGTACGTTTTATGTGCCGCGCTTCAGGCATCACCGCTGTGGCAAAAGGTCCTTGTAGGATTACGATGAAAGGCAGTGGAAGTGATATTTTTAAGCGCTGTGACGCTCGTTGTTGTAGCTCTTGTTACTGTCTATATGTAGAGTAGTACTGGGAAATAGTGactgtttattttcagtcacGTCTTTTCTAGTTTAAAGGAGAAtccaaaacatctaaaaaaaattcacatttctaaGCAGTatgatgtttgtatttgtgggCAGTTTTGTTCACCTGCAAACCAGTGGAAAGTTTTGAGGCGAGAGATGGGGTTATGTGAAATATTACTTCATATAGGTCCTGCAGAGTTGAAAATATCTTTCACTGTTGATTCACATTGATCACCTTATCTTTAGTTGAACAATCCGCTTCATAGTTCACTTTAGGATCATGGTTTTATTTCATACCAACAGCAGCTGTTGCACTATTTTATTGTACATGCAGACTTAGCTGTAGCAGAGAAGAAGAATTGAAGCTCTGAACAGTTTCGTTCAATCACTGTAGATTGAGGAGCAGAGAAGCCATTTGGAAACTGACTTGATTGAATTAAATTGGCTTGAGTGCAGCTGCTGTAGCACTTACATAATGATGGATGATAGCACTGTGTATtaatgtgtgtgcgtgcgtatgtatgtgtgtgtgtatgtatagatagatagatagatagatagatgggtGCAGCAATTAACTGCTTTGAAAGTtaaaaggagtttttttttataattgatGCAATATGAGGTGGGAAGCCAAAGGAGCTGTTGTAGAACAGGTGTGATGTGATAAATTGAAGTGTGATAAGAAAGTTAAGGGTGAACCAGTGCTTTATTTCAGGAAGATAATCAGTGAGGGACGAAAGTGGAAGCATAGAATTAAGTTTGGTTCAGAGATAGAGCTGGGTGTCGTCTGCACAGCAGTGACACTGAATACCATGTTGGCAAATGTCCTCGATTTGAAAACACCTTTCTGACAGGCGTCTCTCATTCAGCAAATACAGCAGAGACTCATTTTTAATGGCGTTGCACTTTGACCTTCTGTCATAAATATCAGAGTCGGCTCCAAATGTCCCGATTAGGTGCACTGCACCACAAACCTGTGGATAACTAAACACACTTTAGTTTCAGTTTATCTAGAAATATGGGAACATTCTAAGCCTTTAAACTGAGAGCAAAAGCAAATCATCTGCAACAATTATGTAACTATTGGGAATTGATGTGTTTGGGAATCTCAGGAGGAGACTGGAAAGAAAGCCTCAAAGAAAGTAGCAgaaaacctgtgtgtgtgtgtacgtgtgtgtgtgtgcctgcatTAACGTGAAAGGAAAAACGAGGCATTCATTGTGGTCGTCATTTATCTGCAAACAAGCAGACAATTAATTAATGGACCCCTTATAACTTTAATTATGATATGAAATTTTATCATTTgtctttagatattttaaagCAGTCCCCTTCTGGATTTTTGTGTTACATTTAATGCTAAAATTACTAGGagacatgttaaaaaatgtgtaagATACACGTCTTGCAcatcaaaaacatgatttttaaacattttccctaGTGCAACTTTTTGggcagatttttttgtcattgcaaTCATTTCATGAAGATTTGAGTATTAGATTCTGATAATTGTTCAATATAAAGCTTTCAATGTTTCATCTGTCCTTGATAATTTAGTACAAAAACACGCTTTTAAACAGCAACCACTTTGTTCAATCATCAGTAGTCATCCATTATCAGCACCActtcatatgtaaaaaaacaaaaaaagaagtaaagctGATACTTAGAGATCTAAGGGATTTGtgttattaaagtgttttttatgttgcaatTTGTAGCTACATGAGGGAAGACGTTTCACGTGTGGAAAGTGCGAGATGTAAAGCATAGAAAATAAtctaatgtgaaaaatgttcagatgtGAAACATGTGGGAAACTTTTTCACACGTGGAATTGACTTTGTACAAGGTGACATGCAAGCTTTGACAGCCAAAAAGCACAGTTGACAAATATTatagcagaaatatttcagatacgACACATTTCCCATCTGGAACTTATATTGTGCAGTAACATGAAATGTGGCATAAATAACCATTGAATACAATCACAGCGAAATGGGTAAGATGTGGAAAAACGTGTGATGTACAGTCAGCTGGGTTGTGAATGTACTGGTGAAGAGGTGGAGACTTATATCTGCatagcaataaaaaatattataggCAGGAGGGAAAACTTCACCTGTGAACATTTTCTCACACATCTTAGACATGTTTGCTGTAACTCTATACAACTGCTTTTTGCTGTTTCACATGTGATGgcatcaaaaaataataatttgaactttttgttaTTCTTGTCGAAGTGTTCAGAGAATATCTTCACCATATTGCTGTCATTATTTAAAGCCATTGTTTTCAGTAGTAAATACCTGTACGTCTGTCTCAGCATGGCCGAGGGCACGGTGTCTATGGCAGACGTGGAGACGTCCTTCCAGAAGTTCGCAGTCCATGGAGACACCAAAGCAACTGGGAAGGAGATGAATGGAAAGAACTTTGCCAAGATGTGCAAAGAGTGTCACATTATAGACGGCAAGAACGTCACCACTACCGACGTCGATATAGTTTTCAGCAAAGTCAAGTAAGACCGAAGCGAGGATtaaattgaaatatatatatgtgtgtatttataaGTGAGCAAAATGTCTCAACATTTTGAACAGGAGTGTGTTTCATATTTGGTGATTATTCATacctgtctttcttttttagaaTATTGGAATAACTATTTTGCATAGTCACGTGAAAATGTACAGCGCACTATTTGGTTTTACTTTGCTCAAGGACGTCTTAGAAgcataatttatttcattttatttcaaagttttcattttattcaatttttacAAACCGAAATATATCTCCCCTATACATTATCTTCACTTTCACACAGAACCACGATGTGACGTGTctaattttgtcactttaaaaaaaaacagctggcaacgctgtgtgtttttgcagggcAAAGTCCGCTCGTGTCATCACGTTTGAGCAGTTCACCCAGGCCCTGACGGAGCTGGCTCCAAAGCGATTCAAAGGGAAAGGCAAAGAGGAGGCCGTTCAGCAGGTCTACGGTCTCATTGCTGGGAAGGATCCTGCCAACGCCGGAGTCACTGTAAGTAATTTGGACCCACGTGAAGTTGGCGCCCCCACCGTAATAGAAGCTAACAGAACTGGTGTCAAACCACACACCCTCACAAACGTAGCACAAATGTTCAGCGCTAATGTTGCTGGATTTGGTTAACGTAGGGCGGCTGGTGACTTTTCGACCTTCAAACTTTTATTAACAtcttcaaagcaaaagcagcacaaatgaaatgttttgctgcacaaaccagcacaaatgtAGTCCAGTTGACTGACActaattttgtctgatttggaGAAGGTGTGGGGGTCTGGATGACCTTTCATGACCCCtggaaacatttcatatttaaaatgataccagcacaaacaaaattttgctgcacaaacctgtgaaaacattttacactacTTTTGTTTTGGGTGGGAAGTcagatttttccatttgtggaACTGAGTTTCTGgctaaaaaaattacttcttttttttttttttttgctttttcttttgttccttttggGTTTTGGATGCTGCAGCTGGATTGATTTTTACTAATGGTTTTTATACCTTGCATTGTTACAAGGTTATTTGGGTTATTTACAACAAGAAATAATTGGTTTAGCTCCAAGCCCTGACTCTTATTTATACCAGCAGATGGCACTAGTGCATAACATGTTCCTTTAACCATGATGTGAactttctgtttagttttttttttttttgtgcctttaGAAAGTTGccaaagcagcagcagtggaCAGACTGACTGACTCGTCCAAGTACACCGGCTCACACAAGGAGCGCTTCGACGACTCGGGCAAAGGGAAAGGAAAGTCCGGGCGAGAGGACATTCCTGACACCAGTGGATACGTGTCCGCCTACAAGGGTAGCGGCACTTATgaggaaaaagttaaaactccataatcaaaaaaaataaaataaaataaaattacataaccAATGCACTGGAAAGTTTTGAGAAgaataaaatgagctaaaacagCAATTTCATGGTGCATGGCATCTAAAGATATCATATAATGTATGTTGCTGACTGTTATTTAGCAGGAAACCAAAGAAAGAATGCTTGCTTTCCAGAGCAGTTCTGCTTTACTTTAATAGTGCCTCACTATAGTTGCATTCTCCACTGTAAAGGCTTTGAGACATTGTGCTGTTTGACTTAAGCTGTATCGACTCGATGTCAATGAATTGTTAGTTTTGAGAAGCTATACTACTGAGAGCCACTTCTTATTTGCTGCAGTTTATATTCCCAttctaaaaatagcaaaataataaatgacattttctttcacGCTGCActgacatgaaaacaaaactgcattaaACTTTACAGATGAAGTTGTGGCAATATACAGagtgttgatgtgttttattcCTTCAAAATTGATGTCGTTGctgtatttttaatcatttgaagtttctttttttattttttatttttgaagtaaaatgaataaatgaagtGAATTTTCCTAATCTGGATGACGAAACATTAAAGTCCCTTTTAAGTTTGAAATCCCTGGTGAAGCTCTCCAAATAACTTATAATGAATTGAACTTTTATTGCAGTGATATATCAAATTCCGAAATGCAACCTTACTTTCAGTACAAACTGATGgatgtttggaaacatttaccTCCAAAGGGCAAATGGAGAGGTTTATGATAGAGAAAACAGGTTATTAAAGCACAATGGAGTTTTAGAGTTATGTTAAGAGTAAAAGTCGTATTATAAGAAGAAattaatattacaagaataccTATACTTTTGGCAGAACAGTGATCAATTATTGCCAGTAGAAAGTCctaaaattatgattaaaaaagttgttttaatgagagagcaagagagaaaaagaaaagctttgacAAAGATCTGACCAGACCAGGAAGTCCATGGttcttttttagaaacagtcatttaaataatttgctgTGTTTCATAATCTGATGTGCCGGAAGATTATTTCCTTGTTCTTAAAACAGATATCAACTATAAATTCAAAAGATATTCAGTACTCTTCATTTGAATGCAGTTTGGTGTAAAGTCCTCATAAAATACAACTTAActctcatattttaaaaaatctattttggcCCTACACCGGCAGGCCAGGCCAGGAAGTAGACAGACCCCATAAACCATAGGTTCCGaaagattttcttctgaaaatgaCCCTTATACTTGAGAAATACTCACTTAGACCCagaacacattaaagtttttaatttttattcggTGCAGAGTGGAGTTTGACTGTttcccaaaagaaaagaaaaaagccttcGAATGCAGGTTGACATTGAATtgtgaaaatttatttcagtttacttcccaaactttctaaaaatacatttataccCGTTTTTGAAGCACAACATGGCTCCGGTCAAAGAAGAGCACAGTTTAGGTTGGACAAAGCTTTCTGCGTGCTCTCAAGTGTAAACACCACGTCGCACGGAAGGCTCTTCGGTTCAGATCTCCTCTTAATCTCCGTCACTTTAAATACCTCGTACGGTGGGATCAAAACTTCTGCTTCCGACTCTCCAAACTTGGAGTACAATGAGACGTCTGCTCCCAAACAGGTGGAAATCTCAAAGCAAGTTTTGTCACCAAACCTGTACGGAAGCTGATAGCCGAGCAGCGAGCTGGAGGTAAAAGAGCCAAAGCGAATCTGCTTATTGAGGACATCTTGGCTGAAGTAGCCGTCGACCCTACGATAGCCAGTCAGGCATCTTTTTAGGGCGCTTCTGCGAGCCCTGAGTCTCTTCAGGGCTCTCGTGAGGAAGAAGTGCAGAGTGTGGTATCTGAATGAGGTTTTGTACGTCATCTTCTGAGTTCTAACCGCGTCGTTGAACTCCGGATAGACTTCGGGTTTGTCCGTCGTGTAAGCATAAACGGCCATGATCTCCTCTTTCGCCAGGGTCCTGGAGGGAGGCTTCCCGTGTTTGGGTCTCCATTTCTTGTTGTAGTGTTTCTCTGCCTCGTTCCAGGCCAAGGAGAAATTTGTGTGTTGGTTTTTCTCACTCGGGAGAAAGTCAGTCCTCACTTTACGCTCCATGTCGTCTTCGCAGCCAGCGTAGGCGTCGTCCACGGAGTCCAGAGCCATGTCCAGGTAAAACAAGCTCTGCTAATAGTGACAAATGTTCATGAAGAGGTTTTTCTTCCAAATCTGATAACCCCTTGAGATGTGTGTTTTGACAACATTAGCCAAGAGGACTTTCTTGCTTACCTTTGCCTTTTCAGTCAAGGCTCCCAACGTTAGCAGCAGTGCTAACCAAACCGCCATCGTTGCCATATAAAATGAGTCGTTGTTACTGTGGAAGACAATTTTCACTTCAAGGTTCTTAAATTATATAAAGTTTGACTAATTTGTAAACAAATGTCTaattttttacagcttttttaaaaatgcttaaacaGCTACCACCTCACTCAACAGCATCAGTTCCTGTGGTCATTTTTTAcgacaaaaaaatcaattttttcagagttttcttgCACATCTAGACCCCCCTTTAGTGAAGGCAGCACTTCTGCATATTTGGCACCAGCTGCAAATCATCTCAATCAGCATTAGTGCTCTTTTAGAGAATCTGGTCCTTGACTGCAGTGAATAGGAAATAGCTGAGATTATTAGAAAGATGATGTAACTGATGCATAGTTAGATTGTGtaaattaagttgttttttttactatgtgtaacttaataatattttaacaagcttagtttattaaatcattttcagtACGAAGtatcaaaatatttgtaatcTTTGAAATCATGTTTAACttactccatttttttcttttttacttaatatcagtgcagtttaaaaatatttgttgttattatgTAAGGCAATGTATTTTGTTAAGAGAATCACAATCCAAACCTTcataatataattaaattagTGATCCGTTTCCAAAAAGCTAGCTAACTTTTAGC
Proteins encoded in this window:
- the tppp2 gene encoding tubulin polymerization-promoting protein family member 2; the protein is MAEGTVSMADVETSFQKFAVHGDTKATGKEMNGKNFAKMCKECHIIDGKNVTTTDVDIVFSKVKAKSARVITFEQFTQALTELAPKRFKGKGKEEAVQQVYGLIAGKDPANAGVTKVAKAAAVDRLTDSSKYTGSHKERFDDSGKGKGKSGREDIPDTSGYVSAYKGSGTYEEKVKTP
- the LOC122829364 gene encoding ecto-ADP-ribosyltransferase 5-like isoform X2 produces the protein MATMAVWLALLLTLGALTEKAKSLFYLDMALDSVDDAYAGCEDDMERKVRTDFLPSEKNQHTNFSLAWNEAEKHYNKKWRPKHGKPPSRTLAKEEIMAVYAYTTDKPEVYPEFNDAVRTQKMTYKTSFRYHTLHFFLTRALKRLRARRSALKRCLTGYRRVDGYFSQDVLNKQIRFGSFTSSSLLGYQLPYRFGDKTCFEISTCLGADVSLYSKFGESEAEVLIPPYEVFKVTEIKRRSEPKSLPCDVVFTLESTQKALSNLNCALL
- the LOC122829364 gene encoding ecto-ADP-ribosyltransferase 5-like isoform X1; this encodes MATMAVWLALLLTLGALTEKAKQSLFYLDMALDSVDDAYAGCEDDMERKVRTDFLPSEKNQHTNFSLAWNEAEKHYNKKWRPKHGKPPSRTLAKEEIMAVYAYTTDKPEVYPEFNDAVRTQKMTYKTSFRYHTLHFFLTRALKRLRARRSALKRCLTGYRRVDGYFSQDVLNKQIRFGSFTSSSLLGYQLPYRFGDKTCFEISTCLGADVSLYSKFGESEAEVLIPPYEVFKVTEIKRRSEPKSLPCDVVFTLESTQKALSNLNCALL